The genomic stretch TGAGCGCGTCACCCGACATGACCAGGAAGGTGTCGTCGCGCAGGGCGGCGGCGGCGTTGCGCACGCTGCCCGCGGTGCCCAGCGGCCGGTGCTCGGTGGCGTAGGTCAGCGTTATGCCGAGGTCGGAGCCGTCGCCGAAGTACGACCGGACCAGCGATGCGAGGTACTGCACCGTGACGACGGTGTCGTCGATGCCGTGCCGCCGCAGCAGCCGGAGCACGTGCTCCATCAGCGGACGGCCGACCACGGGAAGCAGCGGCTTGGGGGTGCCGGTCGTCAGCGGGCGCAGGCGGGTGCCCTCTCCCCCGGCCATCACCACCGCGCGCATCGGACCCCCCTACGCCTGCACCGGACGGGTCCGGAACACACGCATCGCCTGCTCGACGTACAGCAGCCCTGCGTACCAGTACAGGCCGGTGCCCCACAGTGCGAACGCCCAGCCCAGGACCCGGGCCACGGTGGCCAGTGTGCCCGTCCCGTCCCCGAACAGCAGCAGCGGGAAGGCGTACAGCAGGCAGAACGTCGCAGCCTTGCCCAAGTAGTGGACCGGGAGCGCCGTCAGCCCGCGCCGGCGCAGCCCCGGCAGGAACAGCGCGAGCACGAGGTCTCGACCGAGCAGCAGCACGACCAGCCACCAGGGCACGATGCCGCGCAGCGCCAGCCCGAGCAGGGCCGCGGCGATGTAGAGCCGGTCCGCGAGCGGGTCGAGCAGCTGGCCCAGCCGCGAGATCTGACCGGTGGCGCGGGCGATCTTGCCGTCCAGCCAGTCCGTGATGCCGGCGACCACGAGGAGAACGAACGCCCACCCGTCCGCCTGCGGGCCGAGGATCAGCCAGAGGAAGACCGGGACGCCGAGCAGCCGGGCGAAGCTGAGCAGGTTCGGGATGGTGAGGACGCGGTCGGTCTGTACGTGCGTCTCCTGCACGTCCATCCGCGCCTCCCGGGGGCGGCCTGTCGGGGGGCCGCGTCGTCTGACTGTAGTTGCCGTCAGGCGGGTGGCGCCGGGGGCCGGTCCGGGTCGGCCGGATCCGCAGCGGTGTCGACGGGCGGGTCCGTCGGCGCCTGCGCGGGTGCGGGGTCCGCGGGTGCCGGCTGCGGCGCTCCCGGCGAGGCCTCCTCCGGGACCGGGACATCAGCCGTGGGGACGTCGGCCGAGGGCGCCTCGGTCACCGGCGGCAGCAGGACGGTCGCGTCCTCCGCCGGCACCGCGGGTTCGGCGGGCACCGCGGGCCCGGCCGCCCGAAGCTCTGGTGCCTCCGGAGCGGGTTCAGCCGGAGCCGGTGCAACCGAAGCCGGTGCAGCCGAAGCCGTGGCCCCCGCAGCGGGTTCGGCGGGTGCCGGGGCCGGCGGAGCAGCGGCGTCCTCCGGCGCCGGCGCGGGGGCCTGGGCCACCACGGGGATCGGCCCGGTGGTCTCGGTGTCGCTCTCGGCCGGAGCGCCCGCCGGCGCGGCGGGAGCATCGGCAGGAACCGGCGGCGGCGGTGCGGCGGCCGCCGCGCCGGCCGCGGCGACGGTCGAGGCGGACACGGCGGACGCCGGGACCGAGGTGCCGGTGCCGGCGGTCGGCACGGGCGGTGCCGCCGCGAACACCCCGGGGGTGGGCGACCCGGTTGCGTATGCCGACGGCGAGTCCACCGGGATGCCGGCGGGCAGCAGGTCCGGCTCCTTGCGCGGCCGGGAGCCCCAGATCAGCAGGACCAGGCCGATCAGCGCGACCACCCCGCCGGCAATCAGCAGGGTCAGCGCCACGGTGAACGCCTTCGCCCAGCGCAGTACCAGCGTGAGGGTGACGTCGACCCCGGCGGACGAGTCCGGGTTCATCAGGACCAGCGTGACCGGACCGTCGGTGTCGACGGACAGCTCCGCGGACTCGCCCTGGGCCGAGCCCAGCCAGAACGGCTGCAGCGAGGGGGGCAAGGGGGTGCCGTTGCCCGGGATGGCGACGACCGTCCAGTTGCCGTCGTCCGTGCGCGTGGCCACGTCGTACGGGCTCCCGGCGAGGTAGTCGTCGACCGTGTCCGGTGGCCCGTACCCGGCGAACACCTGCTGCCCGTCCGAGGCGCGCACGACGAGGGTGGACTCCCCCACGCGGGTCCCGAACGGGATCTCGGTCTCGATCCCGAGGACGTCGGTGACGACGGCGGTCGCGTCGGGCCCCGAGCGCACGGTCCCGGCGTCGCTCTCGATGACGCCCTCCTGCCCGAAGGCGCCCCAGAGGATGCCCCCCGCGGCGGCGGCGGCGAGGCCCGCGAGCAGCAGGACGATCCCCAGGACGACCAGGACGACCCTCTTCACGCTGTCGCTCCGCCTCCCCTGTCCCGGTCGCCCCGTGCGTCCGGGCGGCCACCGTAACCCGCGCGGCTCCCGGGGGTCCGCGGGCACGCCGGTCGGGGGTCGGCGCACCCGGCCCTCGGCCGATACTGGCCGGGTGGCCCTGGAGACCCGGCGGTGGGTGCGGACGCTGCGGATCGCCGCGGTGCCGGCCCGGTCCGTGGGCCGCCTCGCGGTCGGGCAGGCCGGGCGGCTGCGGGGCGAGGACCCGGGCGAGGTCCGCCGGCGGGTGCGGCAGGCCAACGCCGACGACCTGCGTACCGTGCTCGGCGACCTCAAGGGCGGCGCGCTGAAGCTCGGGCAGTTCCTCAGCACGGTCGACAGCCTGTTCCCCCCCGATCCCGAGGCCACCTGGCAGGACGCCCTCACCCAGCTGCAGGAGGCGAACCCGGGGCTGCCGTTCGACGACGTCGAGCCGGTGCTGCGCGCGGAGCTCGGACCGGACTGGCGGTCGCGGTTCCGCGGCTTCGACGAGCGGCCGGCGGCCGCCGCCTCGCTGGGGCAGGTGCATCGGGCGCAGTGGGTGGACGGGCGTCCGGTGGCCGTCAAGATCCAGTACCCGGGGGTGCGGGAGTCGGTCGCCGCCGACCTGCGTACCCTCGGTGCCTCCCTGCGGCTGGCGTCGGTGGTGGCCCGGGGCCTGGTCGTGCC from Candidatus Nanopelagicales bacterium encodes the following:
- a CDS encoding CDP-alcohol phosphatidyltransferase family protein; this translates as MDVQETHVQTDRVLTIPNLLSFARLLGVPVFLWLILGPQADGWAFVLLVVAGITDWLDGKIARATGQISRLGQLLDPLADRLYIAAALLGLALRGIVPWWLVVLLLGRDLVLALFLPGLRRRGLTALPVHYLGKAATFCLLYAFPLLLFGDGTGTLATVARVLGWAFALWGTGLYWYAGLLYVEQAMRVFRTRPVQA